A stretch of the Vitis riparia cultivar Riparia Gloire de Montpellier isolate 1030 chromosome 13, EGFV_Vit.rip_1.0, whole genome shotgun sequence genome encodes the following:
- the LOC117928495 gene encoding rhodanese-like domain-containing protein 7 — translation MLSSPVLRCIAASVRMLFSCSSHLSPNPNPSLHRTMKAATEASRTPHLSLFSNPMVPNSNSSSQAFPQSITLSKCFSVTLSPVVVSEDSEVQSRDSLVVVSFYKFADFPDHADLRKPLKALCEELRVSGGIILAPEGINGSICGTRESVERVLEFIQTDDRLKGLRQIESPVSPEEEAIHHGHSNSSPLAAGEDAPFRWDHVRVKLKKEIVSLGMPTVSPTKRVGKYVSPRDWNALISDPDVVVIDVRNDYETRIGRFKGAVDPYTTAFREFPSWVEDQFQLAEPDGQHSQVEANDSNGSPKKQAEVQGEKMPPRVAMYCTGGIRCEKASSFLLSKGFKEVYHLEGGILKYLEEVPETESLWEGECFVFDKRVSVDHGLAQGTFKLCYGCKKPVSDADMEAPEWEYGVSCPYCYSSKSNEEKERARARQRQFETWGIIGGPDKGRRPTVKKDDSERCENQLSNSV, via the exons ATGCTATCATCGCCTGTGCTGAGGTGCATAGCGGCTTCGGTGAGGATGCTCTTCTCTTGTTCCTCACACCTcagccctaaccctaaccccAGCCTCCACCGCACCATGAAAGCCGCCACCGAAGCTTCCAGAACTCCACACCTCTCCCTCTTTTCCAACCCCATGGTCCCCAATTCCAATTCCAGTTCCCAGGCTTTTCCCCAGAGCATCACTCTCTCTAAATGCTTCTCTGTGACCCTTTCTCCCGTTGTAGTTTCAGAAGATTCAGAGGTCCAGTCAAGGGACTCCCTCGTGGTGGTCTCCTTCTATAAGTTCGCCGATTTTCCCGACCACGCGGATTTGCGAAAGCCTTTGAAGGCCCTCTGTGAGGAACTG CGTGTTTCAGGTGGTATTATTCTTGCACCAGAAGGAATCAACGGCAGCATATGTGGGACCAGGGAATCAGTGGAAAGAGTTCTTGAATTCATTCAAACTGATGACCGCCTAAAAGGGCTAAGGCAGATTGAGTCACCTGTGAGTCCCGAGGAAGAAGCAATCCATCATGGACACAGTAACAGTTCTCCTCTTGCAGCAGGGGAAGATGCACCCTTCCGGTGGGATCATGTCAGGGTCAAGTTGAAGAAAGAG ATTGTTTCTCTTGGAATGCCTACTGTGTCACCTACCAAAAGAGTTGGGAAGTATGTAAGCCCAAGGGATTGGAATGCATTGATTAGTGATCCAGATGTG GTGGTGATTGATGTGCGCAATGACTATGAAACTAGAATTGGGAGGTTTAAAGGGGCAGTTGATCCATATACCACAGCATTCCGGGAATTCCCATCTTGGGTGGAGGATCAGTTCCAACTTGCTGAACCAGATGGCCAGCATTCTCAGGTGGAGGCAAATGATTCAAATGGAAGCCCTAAGAAACAAGCAGAGGTTCAAGGAGAGAAAATGCCACCACGGGTTGCCATGTACTGCACAGGTGGGATACGGTGTGAGAAAGCTTCAAGTTTTCTCCTTAGCAAAGGTTTCAAAGAG GTTTATCATTTGGAAGGTGGGATTCTGAAATACCTAGAGGAAGTTCCAGAGACCGAAAGCCTTTGGGAGGGCGAGTGCTTTGTGTTCGACAAGCGGGTCTCTGTCGACCATGGCTTAGCTCAGGGAACTTTCAAGCTTTGCTATGGGTGCAAGAAACCAGTGAGCGATGCCGACATGGAAGCCCCCGAGTGGGAGTATGGAGTCTCTTGTCCATACTGTTACTCATCAAAAtctaatgaagagaaagagagggcCAGAGCTCGACAAAGGCAATTTGAGACATGGGGCATCATCGGCGGTCCAGACAAGGGCCGCAGGCCAACGGTAAAGAAGGATGACAGTGAGAGGTGTGAGAACCAGCTCTCAAATTCAGT